In the genome of Pseudoliparis swirei isolate HS2019 ecotype Mariana Trench chromosome 3, NWPU_hadal_v1, whole genome shotgun sequence, one region contains:
- the LOC130191782 gene encoding ester hydrolase C11orf54 homolog isoform X1 has product MADISNTEKVQLHVPDLEELRGVLQAGLEDNFAEVQVSVVECPDLTKEPFQFPVKGLCGKPRITDVGGVMYPVGEIQKEYNINTISKELELSGAFILGSSTTASRIVGMNGELILLVLTEAEGRPAVNGSYFSSINPADGQCLLEKYRNKFSDCNFGLQGNLYACEGKSGKVIEVRVKRRTGGHSLVTALRKTLEGRYPDKSLALGGTFIIQKGKAKIHIMPREFPAYPLNSVHDIEGWMQPYEVSAPLVCLSVLVSRDPGLDLRVEHTHCFSHHGEGGHYDTDTTPDSVEYLGYFLPAEFVFRIDRPRNMHTVGRD; this is encoded by the exons ATGGCAGATATCAGTAACACTGAAAAGGTTCAGCTGCACGTGCCAGATTTAGAGGAACTGCGTGGCG TACTGCAAGCAGGACTGGAGGACAACTTTGCCGAAGTTCAGGTGAGTGTTGTGGAGTGTCCTGATCTCACCAAGGAGCCCTTCCAGTTTCCTGTCAAAG GCTTGTGTGGAAAGCCGCGCATCACTGATGTTGGTGGGGTGATGTACCCGGTAGGCGAGATTCAAAAG GAATACAACATTAACACCATATCGAAGGAGCTGGAGCTGTCAGGAGCCTTCATCCTTGGCTCATCAACTACTGCCAGCAGGATTGTTGGAATGAATGGAGAG CTGATTCTCCTGGTTCTGACCGAAGCGGAGGGAAGGCCCGCAGTGAATGGCAGCTACTTCTCCTCCATCAACCCGGCTGACGGACAGTGTCTGCTGGAAAAATACCGCAACAAATTCTCTGACTGCAACTTTGGGCTGCAGGGCAATCTGTACGCCTGTGAGGGAAAGTCTGGAAAG GTCATTGAGGTGCGGGtcaagaggaggacaggaggccaCAGTCTTGTGACGGCCCTGAGGAAGACTCTAGAAGGTCGCTACCCTGATAAAAGCTTGGCTCTGGGGGGCACCTTCATCATCCAGAAGGGGAAAGCCAAAATCCACATCATG CCGAGAGAGTTCCCGGCCTACCCCCTCAACAGCGTCCACGACATCGAGGGCTGGATGCAGCCCTATGAAGTCAGCGCCCCACTCGTCTGCCTGTCGGTGCTGGTGTCCAGAGACCCT ggtTTGGACCTGCGCGTGGAGCATACCCACTGCTTCAGCCACCACGGAGAAGGTGGCCACTACGACACAGACACCACGCCGGACAGCGTGGAGTACCTGGGATACTTCCTGCCGGCAGAGTTTGTCTTCCGCATCGACAGACCTCGAAACATGCACACAGTCGGGCGAGActga
- the LOC130191782 gene encoding ester hydrolase C11orf54 homolog isoform X2, with the protein MYPVGEIQKEYNINTISKELELSGAFILGSSTTASRIVGMNGELILLVLTEAEGRPAVNGSYFSSINPADGQCLLEKYRNKFSDCNFGLQGNLYACEGKSGKVIEVRVKRRTGGHSLVTALRKTLEGRYPDKSLALGGTFIIQKGKAKIHIMPREFPAYPLNSVHDIEGWMQPYEVSAPLVCLSVLVSRDPGLDLRVEHTHCFSHHGEGGHYDTDTTPDSVEYLGYFLPAEFVFRIDRPRNMHTVGRD; encoded by the exons ATGTACCCGGTAGGCGAGATTCAAAAG GAATACAACATTAACACCATATCGAAGGAGCTGGAGCTGTCAGGAGCCTTCATCCTTGGCTCATCAACTACTGCCAGCAGGATTGTTGGAATGAATGGAGAG CTGATTCTCCTGGTTCTGACCGAAGCGGAGGGAAGGCCCGCAGTGAATGGCAGCTACTTCTCCTCCATCAACCCGGCTGACGGACAGTGTCTGCTGGAAAAATACCGCAACAAATTCTCTGACTGCAACTTTGGGCTGCAGGGCAATCTGTACGCCTGTGAGGGAAAGTCTGGAAAG GTCATTGAGGTGCGGGtcaagaggaggacaggaggccaCAGTCTTGTGACGGCCCTGAGGAAGACTCTAGAAGGTCGCTACCCTGATAAAAGCTTGGCTCTGGGGGGCACCTTCATCATCCAGAAGGGGAAAGCCAAAATCCACATCATG CCGAGAGAGTTCCCGGCCTACCCCCTCAACAGCGTCCACGACATCGAGGGCTGGATGCAGCCCTATGAAGTCAGCGCCCCACTCGTCTGCCTGTCGGTGCTGGTGTCCAGAGACCCT ggtTTGGACCTGCGCGTGGAGCATACCCACTGCTTCAGCCACCACGGAGAAGGTGGCCACTACGACACAGACACCACGCCGGACAGCGTGGAGTACCTGGGATACTTCCTGCCGGCAGAGTTTGTCTTCCGCATCGACAGACCTCGAAACATGCACACAGTCGGGCGAGActga